In Candidatus Edwardsbacteria bacterium, the following are encoded in one genomic region:
- a CDS encoding sensor domain-containing diguanylate cyclase: MDMLTYGALGLAVLFLVLFMIASGKAGQKTVACGMAQNELKQLKEDDRRQRDIIASMKSSLATMEKDHSERSRVFMVLLELARTLGGSLEREKLPMLLSRIAQQLFDAEEVIFFKIGDEGAELAVAESIGLDAKIAQELNIKVGDGYVGHTAGKRVIMAKEDFENESNLIKQKLENTRDKRINPILCIPLVQRNNVMGVVSLGRIQRRSKEERNLMMIFQSLGSMALDNAGLFEKLYTKDKLTGLLNRRYFDERAMAELNRAKRFGHKLSFTLMDLDNFKAFIESNGTQAGDKVLARIGQLLNEYVRKIDISCRLDEDKFAAALLETEKGQALQFAEKIKKIIDYDATINDQAFSSQRLTISMAVFTFPDDGISYEQIFKEASQKLHEVQAQGGNRIIDDIGGGSA; this comes from the coding sequence ATGGACATGTTGACATACGGAGCACTAGGACTGGCGGTCCTTTTCCTGGTGCTGTTCATGATCGCCAGCGGCAAGGCCGGCCAGAAGACCGTGGCCTGCGGTATGGCTCAGAATGAGCTCAAGCAGCTGAAGGAGGACGACCGCCGGCAGAGGGATATCATCGCCAGCATGAAAAGCTCCCTGGCCACCATGGAGAAGGACCATTCCGAGCGGTCCCGGGTCTTCATGGTGCTGCTGGAGCTGGCCCGGACCCTGGGAGGCAGCCTGGAAAGGGAAAAGCTGCCGATGCTGTTAAGCAGGATCGCCCAGCAATTGTTCGATGCCGAAGAAGTGATCTTTTTCAAGATCGGCGACGAAGGAGCGGAGCTTGCGGTGGCCGAATCCATCGGGCTGGACGCCAAGATCGCCCAGGAGCTGAATATAAAAGTGGGGGACGGCTACGTGGGGCATACCGCCGGAAAGCGGGTGATCATGGCCAAGGAAGATTTCGAAAACGAGAGCAACCTGATAAAGCAGAAGCTGGAGAACACCAGGGATAAGCGGATCAATCCGATCCTGTGCATTCCCCTGGTGCAGAGAAACAATGTAATGGGGGTGGTCTCTCTGGGCAGGATCCAGCGGCGATCCAAGGAGGAGCGGAACCTGATGATGATCTTCCAGAGCCTGGGATCCATGGCCCTGGACAACGCCGGGCTGTTCGAGAAACTTTACACCAAGGACAAGCTGACCGGCCTGTTGAACCGGAGGTATTTTGACGAGCGGGCCATGGCCGAGCTGAACCGGGCCAAGCGTTTCGGGCACAAGCTGTCATTTACCCTGATGGACCTGGATAATTTTAAGGCCTTCATCGAGAGTAACGGGACCCAGGCCGGGGACAAGGTGCTGGCCCGCATCGGACAGCTGCTTAACGAGTATGTCCGCAAGATAGACATCTCCTGCCGGCTGGACGAGGATAAATTCGCGGCGGCCCTGCTGGAGACCGAAAAGGGCCAGGCCCTGCAGTTTGCCGAAAAGATCAAGAAGATCATTGATTACGATGCCACCATCAACGACCAGGCCTTCAGTTCCCAGCGCCTGACCATCAGCATGGCGGTGTTCACCTTCCCGGATGACGGTATCTCCTACGAGCAGATATTCAAGGAGGCCTCCCAGAAGCTGCATGAGGTGCAGGCCCAGGGCGGCAATAGGATAATAGACGACATCGGCGGAGGAAGCGCATGA
- the thyA gene encoding thymidylate synthase: MREYLDLVKHILDNGVRQPNRTGVSTYSCFGIFYKVDLQQGFPLLTTKQMYFNSMLHELLWYLSGQAHIRDLKTKTKIWDAWADADGRLETAYGRFWRRYPVPDSGVDGEKWGDRWTQKDPQTGGKVFDQIQYVIDILREIKHNPTTPSLRRMVVSAWHPGNAAESRLPPCHYTFCFSVSGNKLNCHLTQRSGDIALGIPFNLACYSLLTMMLAKETGYQPGEFAHTIVDAHIYENHIPGLKLQLEREPRPLPRIRIADKPLFELKFEDVTLEDYQYHPGIKFEVAV, from the coding sequence ATGCGGGAATATCTGGACCTGGTAAAACATATTTTGGACAACGGGGTGCGGCAACCGAACCGCACCGGCGTTTCCACCTACAGCTGTTTCGGCATTTTTTACAAGGTCGACCTGCAGCAGGGCTTTCCCTTGCTGACCACCAAGCAGATGTATTTCAACTCCATGCTGCACGAGTTGCTTTGGTACTTGAGCGGCCAGGCCCATATTCGCGACCTGAAGACCAAGACAAAAATCTGGGATGCCTGGGCCGACGCCGACGGCCGGTTGGAGACGGCCTACGGCAGGTTCTGGCGGCGGTATCCCGTGCCAGACAGCGGGGTAGACGGAGAGAAATGGGGCGACCGGTGGACCCAGAAAGATCCCCAGACCGGGGGTAAGGTTTTCGACCAGATCCAGTACGTGATCGACATCCTGCGGGAGATAAAACATAATCCCACCACGCCCAGCCTGCGCCGGATGGTGGTATCGGCCTGGCATCCCGGCAATGCCGCCGAGAGCAGACTGCCGCCATGCCATTATACCTTCTGTTTCAGCGTATCCGGGAACAAGCTGAACTGCCACCTGACCCAGCGTTCCGGCGACATCGCCCTGGGGATCCCGTTCAACCTGGCCTGCTATTCCCTGCTGACCATGATGCTGGCCAAGGAGACCGGCTACCAGCCAGGGGAGTTCGCCCATACCATCGTTGACGCTCATATTTATGAGAATCACATACCGGGACTTAAGCTGCAATTGGAGCGGGAGCCCAGGCCGCTTCCCAGGATCAGGATTGCCGACAAGCCTCTGTTCGAATTGAAATTCGAAGATGTGACCCTGGAGGATTATCAGTATCACCCAGGAATAAAGTTCGAGGTGGCGGTTTGA
- a CDS encoding adenylosuccinate lyase: protein MIERYTLPKMKAVWSEQNKFQKWLDIEILACEAQAQLGRIPLKDLENIKAKAGFDIARIDQIEAEVQHDVIAFLTSVNEQVGESGRFIHMGMTSSDVLDTAWAVLMKEAGELLLEDLNKLAAALREKAWEHKDTLMMGRSHGIHAEPTTFGLKLAMWWQEIQRDILRMERAIESISCGKISGAVGTFAHIDPSVEEYVCEKLRLKPEPVSTQIVQRDRHAEYLCTLGIIASTLDKIALEIRHLQRTEVREAEEPFSEKQKGSSAMPHKRNPIISERICGMARVIRTNALVGMENVALWHERDISHSSAERIVIPDSTIALDYILQKTIWLIEGLRVYPERMKQNIESSGGLIFSQKLLLALVEKGISREEAYRIIQRNAMKVWEGGGSLKELASADAEVMKTLDAKTLADVFNPEGFVGNIGHIFKRIGLNGPK, encoded by the coding sequence ATGATCGAACGCTATACATTGCCCAAAATGAAGGCCGTCTGGAGTGAGCAGAACAAGTTCCAGAAATGGCTGGACATCGAGATCCTGGCCTGTGAGGCCCAGGCCCAGCTGGGGCGCATTCCTCTAAAAGACCTGGAGAACATCAAGGCCAAAGCGGGCTTCGATATCGCCCGGATAGACCAGATCGAGGCCGAGGTCCAGCACGACGTCATCGCCTTTCTGACCAGTGTCAACGAGCAGGTGGGCGAATCGGGCCGCTTCATCCACATGGGCATGACCTCATCCGACGTGCTGGACACCGCCTGGGCGGTGCTGATGAAGGAGGCTGGGGAACTTCTTCTGGAAGACCTGAACAAACTGGCGGCGGCCCTTAGAGAAAAGGCCTGGGAACATAAGGACACCCTGATGATGGGGCGCAGCCACGGCATCCATGCCGAGCCCACCACCTTCGGGTTGAAGCTGGCCATGTGGTGGCAGGAGATACAGCGCGACATCCTCCGCATGGAGCGGGCCATCGAAAGCATCTCCTGTGGAAAGATCTCCGGGGCGGTGGGAACCTTCGCCCATATCGATCCCTCGGTGGAGGAATACGTCTGCGAAAAACTCAGGCTTAAGCCCGAGCCGGTGTCCACCCAGATCGTCCAACGGGACCGCCATGCCGAATATCTCTGCACCCTAGGCATCATCGCCTCCACCCTGGACAAGATTGCTTTGGAGATCCGCCACCTGCAGAGGACCGAGGTCCGCGAGGCGGAGGAGCCGTTCTCCGAAAAACAGAAGGGCTCCTCGGCCATGCCCCATAAAAGGAACCCCATAATCTCCGAGCGGATATGTGGGATGGCCCGGGTGATCAGGACCAACGCCCTGGTGGGGATGGAGAACGTGGCCCTGTGGCACGAAAGGGACATCTCGCATTCCTCGGCCGAAAGGATAGTGATTCCGGACAGCACCATTGCACTGGATTACATTCTACAGAAGACCATCTGGCTGATCGAAGGTTTAAGGGTCTATCCGGAGAGGATGAAGCAGAATATCGAGTCATCCGGAGGACTGATTTTTTCGCAGAAACTGCTGCTGGCTTTGGTGGAGAAGGGGATATCACGGGAGGAAGCCTACCGCATCATCCAGCGCAATGCCATGAAGGTGTGGGAGGGGGGCGGAAGCCTCAAGGAACTGGCCTCGGCCGACGCCGAAGTTATGAAAACATTGGACGCAAAAACCCTGGCAGATGTCTTTAACCCCGAAGGTTTCGTCGGAAACATCGGACACATCTTTAAGCGTATCGGGTTGAACGGCCCCAAATAA
- a CDS encoding phosphatidylserine decarboxylase family protein, whose protein sequence is MKIAPEGMPTIIIAGLFFIIALIVWLITKNQILAYLTLAFAVVALFMMFFFRDPPRQGNYLPGQLISPADGKVVIVKETEDAFLFKQKVLQVSIFLSPLDVHINRIPISGKVIYQQYHPGKFFPAFEEKASLANEQMHLGIETPYGKILMKQIAGILARRVVCYPRLGDEVAAGQRMGLMKFGSRIDLLLPLGTKVNVKVGDKVKGGVTVIGKMKELV, encoded by the coding sequence ATGAAGATCGCCCCGGAGGGAATGCCGACCATAATCATCGCCGGGCTGTTTTTCATAATTGCCCTCATTGTCTGGCTGATCACGAAAAATCAGATACTGGCTTATCTGACCCTGGCCTTTGCCGTGGTGGCCCTGTTCATGATGTTCTTCTTCCGCGACCCACCCAGGCAGGGCAATTACCTTCCGGGACAGTTGATATCCCCGGCCGACGGCAAAGTGGTGATAGTAAAGGAAACGGAGGACGCCTTTCTGTTCAAACAGAAGGTCCTGCAGGTCAGCATCTTTTTATCGCCCCTGGATGTTCACATCAACCGGATACCGATCTCCGGCAAGGTGATATACCAGCAGTACCATCCGGGGAAGTTCTTTCCGGCCTTCGAGGAGAAGGCCTCGCTGGCCAACGAGCAGATGCACCTGGGCATAGAGACCCCCTACGGGAAGATACTGATGAAACAGATCGCCGGGATCCTGGCCCGCCGGGTGGTGTGCTACCCCAGGCTTGGCGATGAGGTGGCCGCCGGGCAGAGGATGGGCCTGATGAAGTTCGGCTCCCGGATAGATCTGCTGCTGCCGCTGGGGACAAAGGTTAATGTGAAAGTGGGGGATAAGGTCAAGGGCGGGGTGACAGTGATTGGAAAGATGAAAGAACTTGTATAA
- a CDS encoding dihydrofolate reductase has product MEKYIIAAMTRDRVIGKDNKMPWHLPDDLKLFKKLTTGNTVIMGRKTYQSIGKPLPNRNNIVISRSEMDIPGAVVCQSIAQALSKAEEYGKKIFFIGGAEIYRQALPLADYLCISWLKQDYPGDAKFPEFIESAWERLSETEYPEFTNILYKK; this is encoded by the coding sequence TTGGAGAAATACATTATCGCGGCCATGACCCGGGACCGGGTCATAGGTAAGGACAATAAGATGCCCTGGCACCTGCCGGATGATTTGAAATTATTCAAAAAGCTGACCACCGGCAATACCGTGATCATGGGGCGGAAGACCTATCAGTCAATCGGCAAACCTCTGCCGAACCGCAATAATATCGTGATCTCCAGATCCGAAATGGACATTCCCGGGGCGGTGGTCTGCCAGAGTATCGCCCAGGCTCTGAGCAAAGCGGAGGAATACGGCAAAAAGATATTCTTCATCGGCGGAGCGGAAATATACCGCCAGGCACTGCCTCTGGCCGATTACTTGTGCATATCCTGGCTTAAACAGGATTATCCCGGGGACGCTAAATTTCCTGAGTTCATCGAATCAGCCTGGGAGAGGCTCTCGGAGACCGAATATCCGGAATTTACCAATATTCTTTATAAAAAATAA